AGGAGCCAACCAGAACGCGAGCCAGGCACGACCGACGTGGATGCCGGGGAATGTCCCCGCACAAACCACCGCGAAGATCGTCATCGCCTCCGCCGTGCGGTTGATACTGGTTCGCCATTCTTGGCGGAACAAATACAGAATCGCACTAATCAAAGTTCCCGCGTGACCGATACCGACCCAGAACACGAAGTTGACAATCGGCCAACCCCAGAAGATCGGAGCCCGGTTACCCCAAACACCGACACCGGTGTAAAGCAGGTAAGCGATGCAAAGGCCCAGCATCGTTGCCAAGTGAACTGAAATCAGGAAACCGATGACCCACGCCTTGGATGGCGGGCGTTCAGCGATCTGGCAAACCGCTTCGGTAATCGAGTGATAATTCGTACCACCCAAGACGAGCGGCGCTCGTTCGCCGGGGCGTTCGACCGTATTATCCAGACCGTTGGGAACAGCGAGAGACATGTGGGAGAATTTTCAGTTATCAGATTCAGAATTCAGTAAAACCTTCGAGCCAAAACTCGATGGGATATCAACGTGGTCGTGCTAGACGATCGGTAGTTGGAACTTGCCCATGATGCGGCGGGAATGTTTGCCAGCGTCCGACTCGTGGTCATCGTGGCCGTGATCGTCATGTCCGTTTTCATCGTGCCCATGACCTTCGTCATGGCCGTGTCCTTCACCATGTCCCTCGGCGTGACCGTGGTGAGGTGCTTCCAGGGTCAACAGGTCGGTGATTTGTGGACGCGTCATCAAGGCAACGGGAGTGTTGCGGATTCGCGACAGGTAAGTCGTTCGCGGCTTGACGTTCAGTTGTGTCAGCATGCCGTAGCTGCGGATGTCAGCCTTCGCCTTCGAGACGCGTGATTCAGGATCGGCAACGTTTCCGAACTCGATCGCGCCGCTGGGGCAAGCCGCTTGGCAAGCCGTGACGACGTCGCCATCGCGGACCGGACGGCCACCGTCTTGGCGGGCTTCAATCTTGGCTTTTTCGATCCGTTGGACGCAGTAGGTGCATTTTTCCATGACACCACGACCGCGAACGGTAACTTCAGGGTTCAGGACCAACGCTTGCAGTTTGCGGCTGGCACTTTCGATCGTGCCTGGATAGGCGTCGATACCGTAGCCGACCCCAACATCGGAGTTGTAGTTGAAGTAGTTAAAGCGACGCACTTTGTACGGGCAGTTGTTAGCACAGTACCGAGTTCCGATGCACCGGTTGTAGGCCATCGCGTTGAGGCCTTCATTGGTGTGAACCGTCGCGGCGACGGGGCAAACCTGTTCGCAAGGAGCGGTTTCGCAGTGCATGCAGGCCACAGGCTCTTGCACGATATCGGCGTTGTCTTCATCGCCCTGGAAGTAGCGGTCAATCCGCAACCAGTGCATTTCGCGGCTGTTGCCGATTTGTTCTTTGCCGACGATCGGCACGTTGTTTTCCGCTTGGCAAGCCACCACGCAACCATTGCAGCCCGTGCACTTGGTTAGGTCGACCGACATGCCCCACTGCGGCACCTGGTCTTCACGCTTGTCGCTGCTTTCGATGCGGTCCATGGGTTCTTCCCATAGTGAACCGGACTGGCCGACCTTCGGAACGTGTGGTCCCTTCGCTTCGGTGAACTCAGGCAGTTTTTCCAGCAAAGCTGTCGTGCCTTCACGAACCAGCGAGAAGCTGCGGAATTCAGCTTCGTCGCGTCCCAGTTCGTCAATCGCCCAGTGGTCTTGTGTTGTGCAAAGTTGGTACTCGCTCAACCGTGGGCGAGCTTCCACTGGATAGGCCAGCAACATGGAGTCCGACGTGCGGATTGGCGAGACGTCAACACCGACAGTTGGGATGTCTTCATCAGGCAGACCGCCAACCATTCCAACTCGGTTACGACCGTAGCCTACTGCGACGGTGACCACACCGTGAGCACAGCCAGGAATTTCAAAGACGGGCAATTCCAATGTCGTGTCGCCACGGCGGATGGCAATTTGCAGGCCGTGCTTCGTGCCGATGGCGCGAGCCGATTTCGGGCTCATGATCGCGGCGTTATCCCAAGTCAACTTGGTGATCGATTGTGGCAACTCTTGCAACCAACCAATGTTGGCAAAGCGGCCATCGTAGAGACCTTCCGCGGCGGTGAAGAGAACCTCGAATTGATCCTTGAACTCCGGAGCTTCCACGTCAGCAATCGCTTCCGGTGCCGTTTCGGGCAGTTCGACGGAAACCTTCTTGGGCGACAGTTCTTCGGACTTCACAACCAAGTTTTCAGCGAAGCCGTCGTGCAAAAGCTTTCGCCATTCGCGGTCACTGATCGCTGCGTCGCCAACACTGTCGGCGGTCCGGCGAACGATTTGTTGAATGTCGGTGGTGGGCTCGTCCATCAAAGTGGCGAGCAGTTCCGCGGGTGTTTTGCCGCCGAGCAGAGGCATGATTTGTGGCTGGCAAACACCGTAGTGGCCCTGTGCCCCAACGCAATCGCCCCAGCTTTCCAGCGGGTGTGCCATCGGCAACGACCACTGGCAAAGTTCGGCGGTTTCGTCGTCGTAGATGCTAAGAGCAATCGTGTGTTCGACGTGCGAGAGTGACGCCGCAAAGTTGATGTCGCCCGGCGCGGTGTAGGCAACGTTGGTGTCGAGCAGCAAGACCGTGTCGACTTCGCCACCGTGCATCTTCTTGGAAAGCTCACCAAGAGAAACGGTGTTCTTCAGAGCCGAGTCGGCGGTGGGCGTGAACTTTTGGATCTTGCCGAGCGATCCCAGCTTGGCGTTCATGTCGATGCCGGCCGCGATCAATTCGGCTCCCATGGCATCGCCCACAATCACGACTCCCTTATCGCCCGCAGCGGCCAAGTCGGCGGCAGCGGAATCGAGGAAGCGGTTCATGCGTTCGTCCGCTGCGATTTCACTAAACGCTTGGTCCGCTTCGGCAACGTCTTCGATTTTCAGTTTGCTGGCGGCGAGTTGATCGCTTCCGGCCTTCTCGACTCGACGACCGAGTTCCGCCAGCATCGCTGGGATTTGACTGGGGCGAATCGCCAACCGGGCATCCGCGGCCGCGCCGGTGATGGTGTACCCACCCTCAGCGACATACAAACGGCTCATCTCACCGCTCATGGCGTCACGCGTTTGAGCGAACGACTTCGAGTTGTTCAGTGCACCGTTGCTGTTACCGATGAAGTCGGCCTGTAAAGCCACAACCACTTGTGCATCGGTGAAATCAAAGCTTTGGCTGGCCGACTTGCCGAACACAAGCTGAGTGGCCTCACCCATGACTCCGCCGTCGATTGAGTCATAGACGCAAACGGTTGCCTTCGGATGTTTCTTTTGCAGCTTCGCCAGCATTCGCATGGTGGTCGGCGAAGTGGTTGGCGGCATGATGATGGCAAGTCGCTCGCCATTGTCGGCCGACCGCATCAAAGCCTGGCCGTAATTGACGAACGATTCCCAGTCCGATTCAACGCGTCGCTTTTCTTCGCGGCGAATGGGGACACCGGTTTCGCCGCGAGCACGATCGGGATCGTACAAGCCGATGACGGAAGCTTGAGCGTAAACGCCAGCAACGCCACCAGCAGGGTGATCGGTGTTCGGCTCGACCTTAATGGGACGGCCGTCAACGCACTTAACCAGCAGGTGATGAACGTCGCCTGCGATTTCTACGTTGCTGGCACGCAAGTACGACTCACCGGGAACGCGACCTTCGGGCCGAATCACGAACGGCGAGATCAGTTCTTCGGGATAGCGGCAACCGGCGGCGCCAGCCATTGCCAAAGACGCACCCATCAGCTGCATCCAGCGACGACGCGAAACGCCTTCAGGGAATTCAGAAGCAGCGACGGGGAATTCGCGATGCAAGTAGTCGTTTACGAACGACTCGTTGTTATTCAACTCCGAAACACTTCGCCAGTACGCGGGTTTTCCAGCGTTCGCCTTGGTGGCCTGTTCGTTCGAATCGTGCGATTTCAAAGTGGTCATGAATTATAGCTGTTAGCGATTAGCGACTAGCGTTTAGCTCTTCAATTGGTAGCGGAAGTCACCAAGACTTCCGAAAATCATGCAACCTAGCGGGTTACCCGACTAGGCGAACAAAACCGGCAGCGATTCGCCGCCGGCCTTCTCGCTCACCTACCGGTGACAGACCGCACAGTGAACTTGCGGGTTAATGTTGAATTCTTCTTTGTGTGCTTGGATTTCTTCTTCGCCCCAAGTGTCACCGGGTTCCCAATCAAGCTTGGTTACAAACTCTTGAGGACGCAGGTGCGGGTCGGGGTTGCGGTGGCAAGCAATGCACCATGCCATCGACAACTCTTCGTGCTGGTAAACCACTTCCATTTGGTCGATCCGACCGTGGCAGGACTTGCAGCTAACGCCAGAGTTGACGTGTGCGGAGTGGTTGAAGTAGACGAATTCAGGCAGGTTGTGGATTCGCTTCCAGGCCATGCTGCGGCCGGTCTTCCAACTTTCGTGAATCGGCTGCAATTTGGTGCTGTCGACTCGCACGGCACCTAAAGCAGTTTGGCCGTTGTCGCCCGCGGGGGAGTGACAGTTAATGCAGGTTGCCGTCGGCGGGATCGCAGCGTGAGCGGCGTCAAAGACCGTGTTGTGGCAATAGCGGCAGTCCATCTTTAGCTGGCCAGCGTGCAACGCGTGGCTGAAGGGCACCGGCTGAGTCGGCATGTAGCCAACATTGAGCGTTTTGGGGTCCGTTACCAAACCA
The Neorhodopirellula lusitana DNA segment above includes these coding regions:
- a CDS encoding TAT-variant-translocated molybdopterin oxidoreductase, coding for MTTLKSHDSNEQATKANAGKPAYWRSVSELNNNESFVNDYLHREFPVAASEFPEGVSRRRWMQLMGASLAMAGAAGCRYPEELISPFVIRPEGRVPGESYLRASNVEIAGDVHHLLVKCVDGRPIKVEPNTDHPAGGVAGVYAQASVIGLYDPDRARGETGVPIRREEKRRVESDWESFVNYGQALMRSADNGERLAIIMPPTTSPTTMRMLAKLQKKHPKATVCVYDSIDGGVMGEATQLVFGKSASQSFDFTDAQVVVALQADFIGNSNGALNNSKSFAQTRDAMSGEMSRLYVAEGGYTITGAAADARLAIRPSQIPAMLAELGRRVEKAGSDQLAASKLKIEDVAEADQAFSEIAADERMNRFLDSAAADLAAAGDKGVVIVGDAMGAELIAAGIDMNAKLGSLGKIQKFTPTADSALKNTVSLGELSKKMHGGEVDTVLLLDTNVAYTAPGDINFAASLSHVEHTIALSIYDDETAELCQWSLPMAHPLESWGDCVGAQGHYGVCQPQIMPLLGGKTPAELLATLMDEPTTDIQQIVRRTADSVGDAAISDREWRKLLHDGFAENLVVKSEELSPKKVSVELPETAPEAIADVEAPEFKDQFEVLFTAAEGLYDGRFANIGWLQELPQSITKLTWDNAAIMSPKSARAIGTKHGLQIAIRRGDTTLELPVFEIPGCAHGVVTVAVGYGRNRVGMVGGLPDEDIPTVGVDVSPIRTSDSMLLAYPVEARPRLSEYQLCTTQDHWAIDELGRDEAEFRSFSLVREGTTALLEKLPEFTEAKGPHVPKVGQSGSLWEEPMDRIESSDKREDQVPQWGMSVDLTKCTGCNGCVVACQAENNVPIVGKEQIGNSREMHWLRIDRYFQGDEDNADIVQEPVACMHCETAPCEQVCPVAATVHTNEGLNAMAYNRCIGTRYCANNCPYKVRRFNYFNYNSDVGVGYGIDAYPGTIESASRKLQALVLNPEVTVRGRGVMEKCTYCVQRIEKAKIEARQDGGRPVRDGDVVTACQAACPSGAIEFGNVADPESRVSKAKADIRSYGMLTQLNVKPRTTYLSRIRNTPVALMTRPQITDLLTLEAPHHGHAEGHGEGHGHDEGHGHDENGHDDHGHDDHESDAGKHSRRIMGKFQLPIV
- a CDS encoding cytochrome c3 family protein codes for the protein MTRFLFPRWINPFLVVVGLAAVGGGVYAAAMGGLVTDPKTLNVGYMPTQPVPFSHALHAGQLKMDCRYCHNTVFDAAHAAIPPTATCINCHSPAGDNGQTALGAVRVDSTKLQPIHESWKTGRSMAWKRIHNLPEFVYFNHSAHVNSGVSCKSCHGRIDQMEVVYQHEELSMAWCIACHRNPDPHLRPQEFVTKLDWEPGDTWGEEEIQAHKEEFNINPQVHCAVCHR